In one window of Episyrphus balteatus chromosome 3, idEpiBalt1.1, whole genome shotgun sequence DNA:
- the LOC129917152 gene encoding translation initiation factor IF-2, mitochondrial has product MLMGSFRSQIFFAVQHIPFNLTCKWTRSSMLTRHLYTTNYLYKRRKTAEEKKSPKIIEYSPKKLKNKILTFGVVDVWRRMTVEELANSLSRSLDDVQEVMLYVDGADNIEPHARLEDLKIIQEIVKKCGMKSRVVAAPQKEIASEIKDRDIMPQPPAPEENLKPRPPVVTVMGHVDHGKTTLLDSLRGASVAAGEAGGITQHIGAFTIILDSGEKVTFLDTPGHAAFSAMRARGANITDIIVLVVAAEDGVMAQTKEVIRLAQDTKVPIIVAVNKIDKPEADIEKTKRDLMQMGLALEENGGEIQVVPVSALKGTNLQLLTETICTQATLMSLSADPTGLVEGVVVESKTDPRRGKLSTAIVTRGTLRKGSILVSGLAHAKVRGLFDDNGKPVESASPGTPVEIIGWRELPISGDIILEVENEKKANSVIRWREAETQKEKAVEDLVEIRKKEEEHLEKYRKERDARRMAGRFRLRQQGQRTKESAPDSLVPRVNIILKGDVHGSVEAILDVLETYASNERCRLDVVHYGVGNITEGDIELAKAFNAIIYAFSLSPASKDTSEVTVKRFDVIYHLINDLKEVISSKLEPVEVEDIIGEAAVLQQFFITEGRKEVPVAGCRCTKGALKKSSKFRLVRNNEVIYDGQVESIRHLKNEVDTIKKDVECGIRMQDAKVVPQPGDVIVCYTTHMENQKTDWDPGF; this is encoded by the exons ATGCTCATGGGATCATTTcgttcacaaattttttt TGCTGTCCAGCATATACCATTTAATTTAACATGTAAATGGACCAGAAGTTCTATGCTCACTCGTCACCTTTACACAAccaattatttatataaacggAGAAAAACGGCAGAAGAAAAA aaatctccaaaaataattgagtattcacctaaaaaacttaaaaataaaatcttaaccTTTGGTGTAGTTGATGTTTGGAGAAGAATGACAGTCGAAGAATTGGCCAATTCGTTGAGTCGCAGCCTAG aTGATGTACAAGAAGTAATGTTATATGTGGACGGAGCTGATAATATAGAACCTCATGCCAGGCTAGAAGACTTGAAAATAATTcaagaaatagtaaaaaaatgtgGCATGAAGTCACGAGTGGTTGCAGCACCACAAAAAGAAATCGCCAGCGAAATTAAAGATCGCGATATAATGCCTCAACCGCCTGCACCCgaagaaaatttaaaaccacGACCACCGGTGGTTACTGTTATGGGACATGTTGATCATGGAAAAACAACTCTGCTTGATTCTCTACGTGGAGCAAGTGTAGCTGCTGGAGAAGCTGGTGGAATTACACAGCACATCGGCGCGTTTACTATAATTCTAGACTCAGGGGAAAAAGTAACCTTTCTTGATACACCCGGGCATGCTGCTTTTAGTGCTATGCGAGCTAGGGGTGCAAATATAACCGATATAATTGTCCTGGTTGTTGCTGCTGAAGATGGTGTTATGGCGCAAACAAAAGAGGTTAttaggttagcccaggatactAAAg TACCCATAATCGTTGCTGTTAACAAAATTGATAAACCTGAAGCCGACATT gaaaaaaccaaaagagatCTAATGCAAATGGGATTAGCTTTAGAAGAAAACGGTGGAGAAATTCAAGTTGTACCTGTTTCTGCTTTGAAAGGGACAAACCTTCAACTTCTAACTGAAACTATATGCACTCAAGCCACATTAATGAGCCTATCAGCTGATCCAACGGGTTTAGTTGAAGGAGTGGTGGTAGAGTCCAAAACTGACCCTCGGCGAgg aaaacTCTCAACTGCAATTGTTACAAGAGGGACATTGAGAAAAGGTTCAATATTGGTAAGTGGATTGGCTCACGCAAAGGTTCGAGGCCTTTTTGATGATAATGGAAAGCCAGTTGAATCTGCTTCACCAGGAACTCCTGTAGAAATTATTGGTTGGCGGGAGTTACCTATATCAGGAGATATTATATTAGAAGTTGAGAATGAG aaaaaagCTAACTCTGTCATAAGATGGCGTGAAGCTGAAACACAAAAAGAAAAGGCTGTGGAAGACCTGGTGGAAATtcgaaaaaaggaagaagaacaTTTGGAAAAGTACAGAAAAGAACGCGATGCACGACGGATGGCTGGCAGGTTCAGACTTCGACAGCAAGGGCAGCGTACCAAGGAGTCGGCACCAGACAGTTTGGTTCCTCGTGTTAACATAATTCTAAAAGGAGATGTGCATGGATCTGTTGAGGCAATCTTAGACGTTTTAGAGACTTATGCAAGCAATGAACGATGTCGATTAGACGTTGTCCATTATGGTGTAGGCAATATTACTGAAGGAGATATTGAACTAGCAAAAGCATTCAATGCTATCATATATGCCTTTTCATTGAGCCCTGCTTCCAAAGATACCAGTGAGGTAACTGTTAAAAGATTTGATGTTATTTATCACTTGATAAATGATCTAAAAGAAGTTATAAGCTCAAAGCTGGAACCAGTAGAGGTAGAGGATATAATTGGTGAAGCTGCTGTTTTACAGCAGTTTTTTATAACCGAAGGTAGAAAAGAAGTTCCTGTAGCTGGCTGCCGTTGTACAAAAGGAGCTCTCAAAAAGTCTAGTAAATTTCGACTCGTTAGGAATAATGAAGTTATTTACGATG GTCAAGTTGAATCCATAAGACATTTAAAGAATGAAGTTGATACAATTAAAAAAGACGTGGAATGTGGTATACGAATGCAAGATGCTAAAGTTGTACCACAGCCAGGTGATGTAATTGTATGCTACACGACACATATGGAAAATCAGAAGACGGATTGGGATCCTGGATTCTAA